The Agrococcus sp. ARC_14 DNA segment ATCACGACGATCGGAGCGCGGTCGGGTCGGGCTCGGCGGATCGAGATCTGGTTCTACCGAGCGTTCGGCGAGATCTACCTCACGACCACACCGGCGCGACGCGACTGGTTCGCGAACATCGTCGCCAACCCGCGCTTCACCATCCACCTCAAACACGGACTGCGCGCAGACCTCGCCGCCTCTGGCGAGGCGATCACCGACGAGTCGACGAGGCGGCGAGTGTTCGCCAGCATCATCGACGACCTCAATCAGCCCAGCAACCCCGCAGGCCTGCCGCAGCCGGTCGCGCCGCTCGCGGCATGGCTCGCCGGCAGCCCACTGGTCCACGTCACGTTCGAGGAGACCACCCATGACCGCTGACCGCATCGCCATCGTCACCGGATCCGCCCGCGGCCTCGGTCTCGCCGCCGCCGTCGCGCTGGCGAAGCGCGGCACACGCATCGTCATCACCTACCGCGGGGAGCCGAGCAGAGCGGACGGAGCGCTCGACGCCGTCGCCGTCGCGGGTTCCGAGGCAATCGCCCTGCAGCTCGACGTCGCGGACGTCGACTCCATCCAGCAGTTCGCGCACGCTCTGCCGGCCGCGCTCGAGGCGAGGTGGGGGAAGCGTGAGGTCGACGTGC contains these protein-coding regions:
- a CDS encoding nitroreductase/quinone reductase family protein → MLQEAAQALAITPASSARERTVDITTIGARSGRARRIEIWFYRAFGEIYLTTTPARRDWFANIVANPRFTIHLKHGLRADLAASGEAITDESTRRRVFASIIDDLNQPSNPAGLPQPVAPLAAWLAGSPLVHVTFEETTHDR